The Pempheris klunzingeri isolate RE-2024b chromosome 1, fPemKlu1.hap1, whole genome shotgun sequence genome includes a region encoding these proteins:
- the clec3a gene encoding tetranectin-like protein, whose protein sequence is MARLALPVFLVLCLSLLHLSCSRPSRTRKAVSPRQSGAAEDDDVKSQLERLWQEVNSLKEMQALQTVCLRGIKAHRKCYLTIEEPKHYHEANEDCIAQGGTLATPRDMMENNELRDYAKRSAPGSKDFWIGVADIVKEGQYVDVNSMPVSYFNWDRSKKQPTGTKRESCVALSVVAQGKWYDEVCRSLKKYICEYVIP, encoded by the exons ATGGCACGCCTGGCCCTCCCCGTCTTCCTCGTTCTTTGCCTCTCCTTGCTCCACTTGAGCTGCAGCCGTCCGTCTCGCACCAGGAAGGCCGTGTCGCCTCGTCAGTCCGGAG ctgcagaggatgaTGATGTGAAGTCCCAGCTTGAGAGGTTGTGGCAGGAGGTGAATTCACTGAAGGAGATGCAGGCGTTGCAGACAG tctgtcttCGTGGCATCAAAGCTCACAGGAAGTGTTACCTCACAATTGAGGAACCCAAGCATTACCATGAAGCAAATGAAGACTGTATTGCACAAGGAGGAACTCTTGCTACGCCGCGGGACATGATGGAAAACAATGAACTGAGAGACTATGCAAAGAGGAGTGCTCCAGGATCCAAGGACTTCTGGATCGGAGTGGCAGACATAGTGAAAGAAGGCCAGTATGTTGATGTCAACAGCATGCCAGTCAGCTACTTCAACTGGGACCGCTCCAAGAAGCAGCCCACAGGAACGAAGAGGGAGAGCTGTGTTGCCCTTTCAGTGGTTGCACAAGGAAAGTGGTACGATGAGGTGTGTCGCAGCCTCAAAAAGTACATCTGTGAATATGTCATTCCCTAA